CGGGGAAGTCGATTCCGGTGTGCACGGACATCCAGTTGACGCCGGACTGGCCGAAGCGTGCGCTGAGCCGGTGGAGTGCCACCGGCAGCATGTACTTGGGACGCAGCGCCTCCTTGCGGGCCGCCTCCTCCTCGCGCTTCTTCTTGTCGGCCGCCTGGCGCGCCTTGAGGTCGATGCGCTCCTGGGTGCGGCTGGCGCGGTCGCCGAAGTCGCGGGCGTCGGCGCTGAGCGCGGCGAGCTGCGTGTCGAGGGCGTTGTTGGCGGCGACCTGCTTCACGGACGCCGGGTCGGCGGCGGCGAGCGCGGTCGTGTCTTCCTTCTTCGTGCTGTCGGCACCGGTTCCGGTGAGTCCGCCGACGGAGGCGGCGGCGATGCCGGCGACTCCCATGACGCAGGCGGAGGGAACGGCGACGGTCAGCAGCGCGGAGCGCTTGGCGGGGGTACGGCGGCGGCCGCGGCTGCCGTTGGGGGAGCGGCGCACGGGGCGGCCGGCGAGGGGGGAGTCCGTACGGACCTCGACGGCGGGCTGGTCGTCGGGGTCGGTGTCGTGGGCCTCGCGGGCCTCGTGACGGTCCTCGTCGTCCTCGTGGTCCTCGGACGCGGCCCGGTCGTGGGCGGGCTCGGCGTCGTCGAGGTCCGCCTCGGCCTCGGAGACGTACTCGAACGCGAACTCCGCGGTGTGCTCGGGACCCGGGGTGTACTGCTGGGGGACGACCGGCTCGGCCTCCGGGGTGTTCTGGTTCCACGCGGTCGCGTCGTAGGCGCCGGTGTCGGTCGCGAAGGCGGGGGCGGCCCACTGTCCGGTCGCGTCGTACGACTCGTAGCCGTACGCGCCCTGGGCGGTGTAGGCGCCCGCGTGGAGGGTCTCGTACTGGCCGGTGTGCTGCGCCTCGGTCCAGGCGGAGGCGTCCCACTGGCCGGTCGTGTCGTACGTGGGGGCGGCGCCGTGCTGCGCGGCCGCCGTGTCGTACTGCCCGGTCGTCGTCTCGTACGTGCCGGTCGAGGTCCCGTACGTGCCGGTGGCGTCGTAGGCGCCGGTGGTGTTCCACTGCCCGGTCGTGTCCCACTGGCCGGTCGTGTCGTACGTGCCGGTGGCCTCGTACTGCCCGGCGGTGGCGTACTGCCCCGTCATGTCGTACTGACCGGTCGCGGCGTACTGCGTCGCGTCGTACTGCCCGGTCGTCGTTCCGTACTGCTCCGCCGTCCCGTACGTGCCGGTGACGTCGTATCCGCCGAGGTTCCACTGTCCGCTGTGGTCCGCCCCGCCGTCGCCGTAGGCGCCGAAGAGAGGGTCTGTGGCGAAACTGCCGGTGGAGTGGGCGCCGTCTCCGACGTACCCGGCGTGGGGGTGCTGGTCGTTCACCAACGTCTCTCTCGCCTCGGCAGCAGGACCAGTCCGGGGCGGGCCCGACGAGGGTGTCCCGGGGGTAAGCAGTGGCGCGACTGTACCCGGCGGTATGCGCAGCCGACAATCTTCGGCGGTGGGTGAGGCCGTAGGAAACGGGCAATCGGCCGTGTTTCGCCAGCTCAGGGAGAGAGCTTTGGCCTTGTGTTCGAGGAACGTTCGAAGAACGGTGTCGGAGTGTCACGCCACGGACGTGGCGCCCGGCTCCTCCTCACGCGCTCCCGGGGCCTCCGGACCGTCCGCGTCGAGGGCATCCCGGACCCCGGCGGCCACCGTGGGGTGCACCGGCAGGGCGAGATGACCGATCCCGCTGACCCGCACGTTGTGCACGAGCAGGTCGGGATGGTCGAGCCGCGCCGTCTCCGCCGGCACCATGATCTGGTCCAGATCGCTCCAGAAACTCACGAACCGGGTCCGGCAGCCGGGCGAGGGCCCGGCGAGCTCCCGCAGGACCTCCGAACCGGGCCGCATCTGCCGCACCAGCGGATGCGCGTCGGCGAGCGGGGCCACGCTCGTGCCGGAGTGCGGGGTCCCCAGCGTGACCAGGGTGCGTACCCGGCTGTCACCGCCGAGCCGCTGTACGTAATAACGGGCGATGAGCCCGCCCAGGCTGTGGCCGACGATGTCGACCTCGGCGTGTCCCGTCCGGGCGCGGATCTCGTCCACCCGGCGGCCGAGCAGCTCGGCGGCGGCCCGCAGGTCGCAGGTGAGCGGTGAGTAGTTGAGCGACTCGACGCAGTCACGGCCGTTCCTGGTGAGGGAGCGGCGCAGCATGACGAAGACCGAACGGTTGTCGACGAAACCGTGCAGCAGGACGACCGGGCGCCGGCCGGGGGTGACCGACGGGGGCGGGACGGGGGCGAGGCGCTCGGCCACGATCCCGGACGGGTAGAGGACGAGATGCCCGGTGAGGATCGCGAGCTCGAGGGCGGTGGCTTTCATCAGGGCGGTGACCTTGGTGAACTCCACGGGCGACCTCCCGAACTGCACGTGGGGCCGGACGGTACGCCGGTGCGCCGCGCCCCCGTGCCGCACGGACGGCGGCGCGGAGGCGCGGCGACCTCGTCGCGGCTCCCTTCGCGAGCGTGCCCCGCTTGCGGCTGGTGGGCCCGGGCGGGCCCGAAAGCGGGGTACGACGCAGAGCGAACATGTCCCACGTGTGATTTCCCCCTCGCTCGCCGCCGCGAAACAGCCGGGTGCGAGATGCTGGAGATAACGTTCGTTCACCTCCCCGGCAAAGACGCGCGGGGGTCGCATGTGGAGGCAGTGATGGGTGTGACCGGTCCGATCCGCGTGGTGGTTGCCAAGCCGGGTCTCGACGGCCACGATCGCGGGGCCAAGGTGATCGCGCGGGCACTCCGCGACGCCGGTATGGAGGTCATCTACACCGGCCTCCACCAGACGCCCGAGCAGATCGTCGACACCGCGATCCAGGAGGACGCCGACGCC
This sequence is a window from Streptomyces sp. NBC_00691. Protein-coding genes within it:
- a CDS encoding esterase/lipase family protein, producing MKATALELAILTGHLVLYPSGIVAERLAPVPPPSVTPGRRPVVLLHGFVDNRSVFVMLRRSLTRNGRDCVESLNYSPLTCDLRAAAELLGRRVDEIRARTGHAEVDIVGHSLGGLIARYYVQRLGGDSRVRTLVTLGTPHSGTSVAPLADAHPLVRQMRPGSEVLRELAGPSPGCRTRFVSFWSDLDQIMVPAETARLDHPDLLVHNVRVSGIGHLALPVHPTVAAGVRDALDADGPEAPGAREEEPGATSVA
- a CDS encoding M23 family metallopeptidase gives rise to the protein MNDQHPHAGYVGDGAHSTGSFATDPLFGAYGDGGADHSGQWNLGGYDVTGTYGTAEQYGTTTGQYDATQYAATGQYDMTGQYATAGQYEATGTYDTTGQWDTTGQWNTTGAYDATGTYGTSTGTYETTTGQYDTAAAQHGAAPTYDTTGQWDASAWTEAQHTGQYETLHAGAYTAQGAYGYESYDATGQWAAPAFATDTGAYDATAWNQNTPEAEPVVPQQYTPGPEHTAEFAFEYVSEAEADLDDAEPAHDRAASEDHEDDEDRHEAREAHDTDPDDQPAVEVRTDSPLAGRPVRRSPNGSRGRRRTPAKRSALLTVAVPSACVMGVAGIAAASVGGLTGTGADSTKKEDTTALAAADPASVKQVAANNALDTQLAALSADARDFGDRASRTQERIDLKARQAADKKKREEEAARKEALRPKYMLPVALHRLSARFGQSGVNWMSVHTGIDFPVQPGTPVMAATDGTVRTQINSAYGNMVIVTAPDGTETWYCHLSSAKIRYGQVKAGDVIAYSGDTGNSTGPHLHFEVRPGGGYAIDPLAWLRSHGLDPTS